The Pygocentrus nattereri isolate fPygNat1 chromosome 1, fPygNat1.pri, whole genome shotgun sequence genome window below encodes:
- the brd1a gene encoding bromodomain-containing protein 1 isoform X2: MRKRARQPRPSAPQRSPSPIKPSPNRETLTYAQAQRMVDVEVDGRVHRIGIFDKLEVITDDDPTAQEMMECTSNKENTEKPQQAPLRSARLKNSQQKKKAALNAQKPQAPISTLPEPKFRTVDYNLPAVPRRPSQYYKYEEKTSEELDEEVEYDMDEEDYAWLDLVNEKRRSEGFSQVSPNVFEFLVDRFEKESFMESQGQQVQQSMVDEDAVCCICMDGECQDSNAILFCDMCNLAVHQECYGVPYIPEGQWLCRHCLQSPTQPANCILCPNKGGAVKKTEDDRWGHVVCALWVPEVGFSNTVFIEPIDGVANIPPARWKLTCYLCKEKGVGACIQCHKANCYTAFHVSCAQKAGLFMKMEPIKEMTESGTPTFSVKKTAYCGAHTPNGSIRRPLTIYDETKNKTKNGLCQTGKKHSRTRLKKKQKKSKIKKAAEPVAAVPAMSVPSFPPNRLNTILNQVSLQRKKVFVELVLNYWTLKRQSRNGLPLIRRLHSSLQSQKTAQPKHSEKESRALKEQLKEWHRLRHDLERARLLLELIRKREKLKREEMKLQQSILELQLTPFTILLRSVLDQLQEKDQAKIFAQPVSIKEVPDYLDHIKQPMDFSTMRKRIDAQGYKNLEEFEADFNLIIANCMKYNAKDTYFYRAAVRLRDQGGALLRKTRRHVEFIGFESDGGMHSSEPPNVEASAPFSWEEVDRLLIPANRQHMSLDEQLKELLEKLDLTMAMKSSASRSKRLKLLKKTISDVRMEMSLRSSQPLSSEQRRAAVEPSVANGSAEEGDKSIPPKLEPSDSHPPLANADGPSEPPTLKPIEPSLEQPRSGKLDEQQDAFLSHKENLNGHSRDRLLLDDGDVSVVATSTLAEPSGPVNRRTSVLFRLSNGFVLEQQKELNPSRQQEPRRRCASESSISSSGSLLGATSVPLSFPKCGKGKPALVRRNTVDDKSELIACIETGNFAKAARLAAEVGNSNIWMPANAATVVLEPLKLVWAKCSGYPSYPALIIDPHMPRVGCHHNGVSIPTPPLDVLRIGEQMQYKSEEKLFLVLFFDNKRSWQWLPKSKMVPLGIDKTIDKIKMMEGRTSAIRKAVQIAFSRAMNHMSRVQDEPTSDLSDID; the protein is encoded by the exons ATGAGGAAGAGAGCACGGCAACCCAGGCCCTCTGCACCACAGCGGTCGCCTTCGCCCATCAAACCCTCGCCAAACCGGGAGACGCTTACATATGCACAGGCACAGCGCATGGTGGATGTGGAGGTGGATGGCCGCGTGCACCGGATTGGTATCTTCGACAAGCTGGAGGTCATCACCGACGATGACCCCACAGCCCAGGAGATGATGGAGTGCACCAGCAATAAGGAGAACACGGAGAAGCCCCAGCAAGCCCCATTGCGCTCTGCACGGCTCAAAAACAGCCAGCAGAAAAAGAAAGCTGCTTTGAATGCACAAAAGCCTCAGGCACCCATAAGCACCCTGCCTGAGCCCAAATTTCGCACTGTGGATTATAACCTTCCAGCTGTACCTCGGAGACCTTCACAATACTATAAGTATGAGGAGAAGACTTCAGAGGAGCTTGACGAGGAGGTGGAGTATGACATGGACGAGGAGGACTACGCCTGGCTGGACCTGGTCAATGAGAAGAGGAGAAGCGAAGGGTTCAGCCAGGTTTCTCCTAACGTCTTTGAGTTCCTCGTGGACCGCTTTGAGAAGGAATCGTTCATGGAGAGCCAGGGCCAGCAGGTCCAGCAGTCAATGGTGGACGAGGACGCTGTGTGCTGCATCTGCATGGATGGAGAGTGCCAGGACAGcaatgccatccttttctgcgATATGTGCAACCTTGCTGTGCATCAGGAGTGCTATGGAGTGCCGTACATTCCTGAGGGCCAGTGGCTTTGCCGTCATTGCCTACAATCTCCCACCCAGCCTGCCAACTGCATCCTCTGCCCCAACAAGGGTGGTGCCGTCAAGAAGACGGAAGATGACCGGTGGGGTCATGTGGTCTGCGCCTTATGGGTCCCCGAAGTGGGTTTCTCCAATACAGTCTTCATCGAGCCCATTGATGGCGTGGCAAATATCCCCCCTGCCCGCTGGAAGCTCACCTGCTACCTCTGCAAGGAGAAAGGCGTTGGCGCCTGCATCCAATGCCACAAAGCTAACTGTTACACCGCCTTCCACGTCAGCTGCGCACAGAAGGCTGGTCTCTTCATGAAGATGGAGCCCATCAAAGAAATGACAGAGTCAGGTACCCCTACCTTCTCTGTGAAAAAGACTGCCTACTGCGGGGCTCACACCCCCAACGGCTCCATTAGGAGGCCCCTCACCATATACGATGagaccaaaaacaaaaccaaaaatggaCTCTGTCAGACGGGAAAAAAACACAGCCGTACGAGACtgaaaaagaagcagaagaaatcAAAGATCAAGAAGGCAGCAGAGCCTGTAGCAGCAGTGCCAGCAATGTCTGTGCCTAGTTTTCCACCTAATAG GTTAAACACCATCCTTAATCAAGTTTCTCTCCAGAGGAAGAAGGTATTCGTCGAGCTGGTCTTGAACTACTGGACCCTGAAGAGACAATCACGGAACGGACTGCCGCTGATCAGACGGCTCCATTCTAGCCTGCAGTCCCAGAAAACCGCACAGCCT AAGCATAGTGAGAAGGAGAGCCGGGCGCTGAAGGAGCAGCTGAAGGAGTGGCATCGTTTGAGGCATGACCTTGAGAGAGCCCGGCTGCTACTGGAGCtgatcagaaagagagagaaactcaaAAGAGAGGAG ATGAAACTGCAGCAGTCAATTCTAGAACTGCAGCTCACTCCATTCACCATTCTCCTAAGGTCTGTTTTGGATCAGCTACAGGAAAAAGACCAGGCTAAGATCTTTGCACAGCCTGTTAGCATCAAGGAG GTGCCTGATTATCTGGACCACATCAAGCAGCCCATGGATTTCTCCACCATGAGGAAACGTATAGACGCACAGGGCTACAAGAACCTGGAGGAGTTTGAGGCTGATTTCAATCTCATCATTGCAAACTGCATGAAGTACAATGCCAAGGACACCTACTTCTACCGTGCTGCTGTTAGACTGAGAGATCAGGGCGGGGCCTTGCTCAGGAAGACGCGGCGCCATGTTGAGTTCATTGGCTTTGAATCTGACGGTGGCATGCATTCATCTGAACCTCCTAATGTTGAGGCATCTGCTCCATTCTCCTGGGAAGAGG TGGACCGGTTGCTGATCCCAGCCAATCGGCAGCACATGTCTCTTGACGAGCAACTGAAGGAACTCCTGGAGAAGCTAGATCTGACCATGGCCATGAAGTCCAGCGCCTCACGCAGCAAACGGCTGAAGCTACTGAAGAAGACCATCAGTGATGTGAGGATGGAGATGAGTCTGAGGAGCAGCCAGCCACTCTCCTCTGAGCAGAGAAGAGCAGCAGTAGAGCCATCAGTGGCGAACGGTTCAGCAGAGGAAG GCGACAAATCAATACCTCCAAAGCTGGAGCCCTCGGACTCCCACCCCCCTCTCGCAAACGCTGACGGGCCGTCTGAGCCCCCTACACTGAAGCCCATTGAGCCCAGCTTGGAGCAGCCCCGATCAGGCAAGCTTGATGAGCAACAGGACGCCTTCCTTTCCCACAAGGAGAACCTCAACGGACACTCGAGAGACCGGCTGCTGCTTGATGATGGCGATGTCAGCGTGGTTGCCACGTCGACCCTGGCCGAGCCCTCCGGTCCAGTAAACAGACGGACGTCAGTGCTTTTCC GTCTGTCGAACGGTTTTGTTCTGGAGCAGCAGAAAGAGCTGAATCCCAGCAGGCAGCAGGAGCCTCGCCGCAGGTGTGCTTCTGAATCTAGCATCTCTTCCAGCGGCAGTCTGCTGGGTGCTACCAG TGTCCCGTTGAGTTTTCCAAAGTGTGGGAAGGGGAAGCCAGCACTCGTCCGGAGAAACACCGTGGATGACAAAAGTGAACTCATCGCCTGCATTGAGACTGGCAACTTCGCCAAAGCTGCTAGACTTGCTGCTG AAGTTGGCAACAGCAATATTTGGATGCCTGCTAATGCTGCAACAGTTGTTCTGGAACCTCTAAAGCTAGTTTGGGCAAAATGTAGCGGATATCCCTCCTACCCTGCCTTG ATAATCGACCCTCACATGCCTCGGGTGGGCTGCCATCACAATGGCGTGTCCATTCCAACCCCCCCCCTCGACGTGCTCAGGATCGGAGAGCAGATGCAGTACAAGTCCGAAGAGAAGCTCTTCCTCGTCCTCTTCTTCGACAACAAACGCAGCTG GCAATGGCTTCCTAAATCCAAAATGGTTCCTCTTGGGATTGACAAGACCATCGACAAGATCAAGATGATGGAAGGACGCACTTCGGCCATCCGCAAAGCCGTTCAGATCGCCTTCAGCCGGGCAATGAACCACATGAGCAGAGTTCAGGATGAGCCCACCAGTGACCTTAGTGACATCGACTGA
- the brd1a gene encoding bromodomain-containing protein 1 isoform X1, whose product MRKRARQPRPSAPQRSPSPIKPSPNRETLTYAQAQRMVDVEVDGRVHRIGIFDKLEVITDDDPTAQEMMECTSNKENTEKPQQAPLRSARLKNSQQKKKAALNAQKPQAPISTLPEPKFRTVDYNLPAVPRRPSQYYKYEEKTSEELDEEVEYDMDEEDYAWLDLVNEKRRSEGFSQVSPNVFEFLVDRFEKESFMESQGQQVQQSMVDEDAVCCICMDGECQDSNAILFCDMCNLAVHQECYGVPYIPEGQWLCRHCLQSPTQPANCILCPNKGGAVKKTEDDRWGHVVCALWVPEVGFSNTVFIEPIDGVANIPPARWKLTCYLCKEKGVGACIQCHKANCYTAFHVSCAQKAGLFMKMEPIKEMTESGTPTFSVKKTAYCGAHTPNGSIRRPLTIYDETKNKTKNGLCQTGKKHSRTRLKKKQKKSKIKKAAEPVAAVPAMSVPSFPPNRLNTILNQVSLQRKKVFVELVLNYWTLKRQSRNGLPLIRRLHSSLQSQKTAQPKHSEKESRALKEQLKEWHRLRHDLERARLLLELIRKREKLKREEMKLQQSILELQLTPFTILLRSVLDQLQEKDQAKIFAQPVSIKEVPDYLDHIKQPMDFSTMRKRIDAQGYKNLEEFEADFNLIIANCMKYNAKDTYFYRAAVRLRDQGGALLRKTRRHVEFIGFESDGGMHSSEPPNVEASAPFSWEEVDRLLIPANRQHMSLDEQLKELLEKLDLTMAMKSSASRSKRLKLLKKTISDVRMEMSLRSSQPLSSEQRRAAVEPSVANGSAEEGDKSIPPKLEPSDSHPPLANADGPSEPPTLKPIEPSLEQPRSGKLDEQQDAFLSHKENLNGHSRDRLLLDDGDVSVVATSTLAEPSGPVNRRTSVLFRLSNGFVLEQQKELNPSRQQEPRRRCASESSISSSGSLLGATSSVPLSFPKCGKGKPALVRRNTVDDKSELIACIETGNFAKAARLAAEVGNSNIWMPANAATVVLEPLKLVWAKCSGYPSYPALIIDPHMPRVGCHHNGVSIPTPPLDVLRIGEQMQYKSEEKLFLVLFFDNKRSWQWLPKSKMVPLGIDKTIDKIKMMEGRTSAIRKAVQIAFSRAMNHMSRVQDEPTSDLSDID is encoded by the exons ATGAGGAAGAGAGCACGGCAACCCAGGCCCTCTGCACCACAGCGGTCGCCTTCGCCCATCAAACCCTCGCCAAACCGGGAGACGCTTACATATGCACAGGCACAGCGCATGGTGGATGTGGAGGTGGATGGCCGCGTGCACCGGATTGGTATCTTCGACAAGCTGGAGGTCATCACCGACGATGACCCCACAGCCCAGGAGATGATGGAGTGCACCAGCAATAAGGAGAACACGGAGAAGCCCCAGCAAGCCCCATTGCGCTCTGCACGGCTCAAAAACAGCCAGCAGAAAAAGAAAGCTGCTTTGAATGCACAAAAGCCTCAGGCACCCATAAGCACCCTGCCTGAGCCCAAATTTCGCACTGTGGATTATAACCTTCCAGCTGTACCTCGGAGACCTTCACAATACTATAAGTATGAGGAGAAGACTTCAGAGGAGCTTGACGAGGAGGTGGAGTATGACATGGACGAGGAGGACTACGCCTGGCTGGACCTGGTCAATGAGAAGAGGAGAAGCGAAGGGTTCAGCCAGGTTTCTCCTAACGTCTTTGAGTTCCTCGTGGACCGCTTTGAGAAGGAATCGTTCATGGAGAGCCAGGGCCAGCAGGTCCAGCAGTCAATGGTGGACGAGGACGCTGTGTGCTGCATCTGCATGGATGGAGAGTGCCAGGACAGcaatgccatccttttctgcgATATGTGCAACCTTGCTGTGCATCAGGAGTGCTATGGAGTGCCGTACATTCCTGAGGGCCAGTGGCTTTGCCGTCATTGCCTACAATCTCCCACCCAGCCTGCCAACTGCATCCTCTGCCCCAACAAGGGTGGTGCCGTCAAGAAGACGGAAGATGACCGGTGGGGTCATGTGGTCTGCGCCTTATGGGTCCCCGAAGTGGGTTTCTCCAATACAGTCTTCATCGAGCCCATTGATGGCGTGGCAAATATCCCCCCTGCCCGCTGGAAGCTCACCTGCTACCTCTGCAAGGAGAAAGGCGTTGGCGCCTGCATCCAATGCCACAAAGCTAACTGTTACACCGCCTTCCACGTCAGCTGCGCACAGAAGGCTGGTCTCTTCATGAAGATGGAGCCCATCAAAGAAATGACAGAGTCAGGTACCCCTACCTTCTCTGTGAAAAAGACTGCCTACTGCGGGGCTCACACCCCCAACGGCTCCATTAGGAGGCCCCTCACCATATACGATGagaccaaaaacaaaaccaaaaatggaCTCTGTCAGACGGGAAAAAAACACAGCCGTACGAGACtgaaaaagaagcagaagaaatcAAAGATCAAGAAGGCAGCAGAGCCTGTAGCAGCAGTGCCAGCAATGTCTGTGCCTAGTTTTCCACCTAATAG GTTAAACACCATCCTTAATCAAGTTTCTCTCCAGAGGAAGAAGGTATTCGTCGAGCTGGTCTTGAACTACTGGACCCTGAAGAGACAATCACGGAACGGACTGCCGCTGATCAGACGGCTCCATTCTAGCCTGCAGTCCCAGAAAACCGCACAGCCT AAGCATAGTGAGAAGGAGAGCCGGGCGCTGAAGGAGCAGCTGAAGGAGTGGCATCGTTTGAGGCATGACCTTGAGAGAGCCCGGCTGCTACTGGAGCtgatcagaaagagagagaaactcaaAAGAGAGGAG ATGAAACTGCAGCAGTCAATTCTAGAACTGCAGCTCACTCCATTCACCATTCTCCTAAGGTCTGTTTTGGATCAGCTACAGGAAAAAGACCAGGCTAAGATCTTTGCACAGCCTGTTAGCATCAAGGAG GTGCCTGATTATCTGGACCACATCAAGCAGCCCATGGATTTCTCCACCATGAGGAAACGTATAGACGCACAGGGCTACAAGAACCTGGAGGAGTTTGAGGCTGATTTCAATCTCATCATTGCAAACTGCATGAAGTACAATGCCAAGGACACCTACTTCTACCGTGCTGCTGTTAGACTGAGAGATCAGGGCGGGGCCTTGCTCAGGAAGACGCGGCGCCATGTTGAGTTCATTGGCTTTGAATCTGACGGTGGCATGCATTCATCTGAACCTCCTAATGTTGAGGCATCTGCTCCATTCTCCTGGGAAGAGG TGGACCGGTTGCTGATCCCAGCCAATCGGCAGCACATGTCTCTTGACGAGCAACTGAAGGAACTCCTGGAGAAGCTAGATCTGACCATGGCCATGAAGTCCAGCGCCTCACGCAGCAAACGGCTGAAGCTACTGAAGAAGACCATCAGTGATGTGAGGATGGAGATGAGTCTGAGGAGCAGCCAGCCACTCTCCTCTGAGCAGAGAAGAGCAGCAGTAGAGCCATCAGTGGCGAACGGTTCAGCAGAGGAAG GCGACAAATCAATACCTCCAAAGCTGGAGCCCTCGGACTCCCACCCCCCTCTCGCAAACGCTGACGGGCCGTCTGAGCCCCCTACACTGAAGCCCATTGAGCCCAGCTTGGAGCAGCCCCGATCAGGCAAGCTTGATGAGCAACAGGACGCCTTCCTTTCCCACAAGGAGAACCTCAACGGACACTCGAGAGACCGGCTGCTGCTTGATGATGGCGATGTCAGCGTGGTTGCCACGTCGACCCTGGCCGAGCCCTCCGGTCCAGTAAACAGACGGACGTCAGTGCTTTTCC GTCTGTCGAACGGTTTTGTTCTGGAGCAGCAGAAAGAGCTGAATCCCAGCAGGCAGCAGGAGCCTCGCCGCAGGTGTGCTTCTGAATCTAGCATCTCTTCCAGCGGCAGTCTGCTGGGTGCTACCAG CAGTGTCCCGTTGAGTTTTCCAAAGTGTGGGAAGGGGAAGCCAGCACTCGTCCGGAGAAACACCGTGGATGACAAAAGTGAACTCATCGCCTGCATTGAGACTGGCAACTTCGCCAAAGCTGCTAGACTTGCTGCTG AAGTTGGCAACAGCAATATTTGGATGCCTGCTAATGCTGCAACAGTTGTTCTGGAACCTCTAAAGCTAGTTTGGGCAAAATGTAGCGGATATCCCTCCTACCCTGCCTTG ATAATCGACCCTCACATGCCTCGGGTGGGCTGCCATCACAATGGCGTGTCCATTCCAACCCCCCCCCTCGACGTGCTCAGGATCGGAGAGCAGATGCAGTACAAGTCCGAAGAGAAGCTCTTCCTCGTCCTCTTCTTCGACAACAAACGCAGCTG GCAATGGCTTCCTAAATCCAAAATGGTTCCTCTTGGGATTGACAAGACCATCGACAAGATCAAGATGATGGAAGGACGCACTTCGGCCATCCGCAAAGCCGTTCAGATCGCCTTCAGCCGGGCAATGAACCACATGAGCAGAGTTCAGGATGAGCCCACCAGTGACCTTAGTGACATCGACTGA
- the zbed4 gene encoding zinc finger BED domain-containing protein 4, with the protein MDGEEGLSQKTDDVHLEHNGSLESDKRKEAKESCLKIEGQDGYVFKSYRITPHEMTDATSSDSPIDTLVKDSCSMSSYLKGMMDYASSQVDGHSGDGLEVESCNKQDSPASPTISIKDQSAETDKDNSADELNVHIKDEPNETGEIAQEDEKLYFDGAVGPFVTKSNDDDYGNILSGYSSTFYDVAMDAVTQSLLTSIRNPLNPRKKSPAWNHFFISPRDSTKAICMYCMKEFSRGKNEKDLSTSCLMRHVRRAHPTVLLQDSDSSNTSSNSASSLIPSIKSPNNGDLAASINPLLNNHTSPSTSLAEAPDVASKEALQKVKPKVEKNAKTDSGMEPSPHSVNNHNDDAMDIGSDCSGSTHKSSSSRRRSAVWKHFYLSPADSSKAVCIHCMNEFSRGKNGKDLGTSCLIRHMWRAHRDIVIEENGQGSTIPPPYTTPPTLLSQMQDPVEIKKEPSCTSPENISHEVPNDDSENTVVKEEVNDATYHSEQESSLNMSFDLKSENIPPSSSSPDDSAEGPSLSQEPSSVFQQNKKIMKRVKSEVWHHFIVSPVDQLKALCRYCPCVISRGKRGDFGTSCLMRHLMRRHPDVLKNQKSTSVQVYSPQSLHTTLSPEEEMSASAADSPASMKKQRTLPIFSKKTSKLWNHFSISSGDPTKVVCLHCSRTISRGKKPTNLGTSCLFRHMQRFHGHVLENNSSISGDVSSAEITVKQELMDTSAYEENNEKFDDCHPVAKKITKLIAEMLALDLQPSAVVENIGLNRLLEYLQPQYSVPSSSYFTSTAIPEMYESVKEVVLTHLKEAESGIIHFTTSVWVSSQTREYLTLTAHWVTFESCVRPQGQDFHCSALLGVSPIDCDYNMLSIQKQLEYLWDTWIASSGLQIGFIVTDNQAIGNVLEDSAHTIMHCFGHNIDLIVNEAIKSQRMVQNLLSIARKICERVHRSPKAKEKLAELQKAYNLPENQLVQDVPSKWKTSYFMLDRLVEQKKAIDELSLECNFRELISCDQWEVMQSVCNALKPFEVACREMSNRTATLGQVIPLIHILNRKIDMLFDETMGIDNMLKSLKEAMVTRMSPTLHDPRYTWATMLDPRYKTSLFTEEEAERCKQDLIQELDKVSIATSAETKPSLSNGCSEVPASSNSSAANKDNLWALMDDIRQKIKQEDRPKSSELAVLEYLEEDILDQSCDPLDYWNLKKFLWPELAKVAVRYVGCPPSIVPAETLFSTSGVNCALNQSRPLIENLEGLLFLKVNLPLIYFQY; encoded by the coding sequence ATGGATGGAGAGGAAGGCCTCTCTCAAAAGACTGATGATGTGCACCTGGAACATAATGGTTCTTTGGAAAGTGACAAGAGAAAAGAGGCCAAAGAATCCTGTTTAAAGATTGAGGGTCAAGATGGTTATGTATTTAAATCATACCGCATTACTCCTCATGAGATGACAGATGCAACATCCTCTGATTCTCCCATAGACACACTGGTTAAAGACTCTTGTTCTATGTCCTCATACCTCAAGGGGATGATGGATTATGCATCTTCTCAGGTTGATGGACATTCAGGAGATGGTCTGGAAGTAGAGAGCTGCAATAAGCAGGACTCGCCAGCTTCTCCAACCATTTCAATTAAAGACCAGAGCGCTGAAACGGACAAGGACAATTCAGCAGATGAACTAAATGTGCATATCAAAGATGAACCAAATGAAACAGGTGAAATTGCTCAGGAGGATGAAAAGTTGTACTTTGATGGTGCTGTAGGTCCCTTTGTCACTAAAAGTAATGATGATGACTACGGTAACATACTGAGTGGCTACTCAAGTACTTTTTACGATGTTGCAATGGATGCTGTCACACAAAGCCTTCTCACGTCTATTAGAAATCCTCTTAATCCTAGAAAGAAGTCTCCTGCTTGGAACCATTTTTTCATATCTCCTCGTGATAGTACCAAAGCAAtctgtatgtactgtatgaaAGAGTTCAGTCGgggtaaaaatgagaaagacCTCAGCACTAGTTGTTTGATGAGGCATGTGCGAAGGGCTCACCCCACTGTACTTTTACAAGACAGTGACTCTTCAAATACTTCATCCAATTCTGCCTCATCTTTAATACCTTCCATTAAATCACCAAATAATGGAGACCTGGCAGCTAGCATTAATCCCCTCTTAAACAATCACACCTCACCGTCCACCTCTTTAGCAGAAGCCCCAGATGTAGCATCCAAAGAGGCATTGCAAAAGGTCAAGCCAAAAGTGGAAAAGAATGCCAAGACTGACTCTGGCATGGAACCTTCCCCACATTCCGTCAACAACCACAACGACGATGCCATGGACATTGGGTCTGACTGCTCAGGCTCAACCCATAAAAGCTCAAGTTCTCGAAGGCGATCAGCTGTGTGGAAACACTTCTATTTGTCTCCTGCGGATAGCTCAAAAGCCGTGTGTATTCACTGCATGAATGAGTTCAGTCGGGGTAAAAATGGGAAAGACTTGGGAACAAGCTGTCTAATTCGCCACATGTGGCGGGCCCACCGAGACATTGTCATTGAAGAAAATGGACAGGGCTCCACCATTCCACCACCTTATACCACACCGCCAACACTACTGTCACAGATGCAGGACCCTGTGGAGATCAAAAAAGAGCCCAGCTGTACCTCACCTGAAAACATATCACATGAAGTGCCCAATGATGACAGTGAAAATACGGTTGTAAAGGAGGAGGTAAATGATGCCACGTATCATTCTGAACAGGAATCTTCACTCAACATGTCCTTTGACcttaaaagtgaaaatatacctccatcatcatcatccccaGATGATTCTGCTGAAGGCCCGAGTCTAAGTCAAGAGCCAAGCTCGGTTttccaacaaaacaaaaaaataatgaaaagggTAAAATCAGAGGTGTGGCACCACTTCATTGTCTCCCCAGTTGACCAACTCAAGGCTTTGTGTCGATACTGTCCTTGTGTCATTAGTCGTGGCAAGCGCGGTGACTTCGGCACAAGCTGTTTGATGCGGCATCTGATGAGGCGGCATCCTGATGTTCTAAAGAACCAAAAAAGCACAAGCGTCCAAGTGTATTCACCTCAGTCACTCCATACTACACTCTCTCCAGAGGAGGAAATGTCAGCAAGTGCAGCTGACAGCCCTGCTAGTATGAAGAAACAACGCACTCTACCCATTTTTAGCAAGAAGACTTCAAAACTGTGGAATCACTTTTCTATTTCTTCTGGAGACCCAACAAAGGTGGTCTGTTTGCACTGTAGCCGCACAATAAGCAGGGGCAAAAAACCAACAAATCTAGGCACTAGTTGCTTATTTAGACACATGCAAAGGTTTCATGGACATGTGCTTGAAAATAATAGTAGTATCTCAGGTGATGTGTCATCTGCTGAAATCACAGTAAAGCAGGAGCTTATGGACACTTCTGCATATGAGGAAAATAATGAGAAATTTGATGATTGCCACCCAGTTGCcaaaaaaatcaccaaactcATTGCAGAAATGCTTGCACTGGATCTTCAGCCATCAGCTGTGGTGGAGAACATTGGCTTAAACCGATTACTGGAATATCTCCAACCACAGTATTCTGTACCCTCTTCATCTTACTTCACCAGCACTGCCATACCAGAAATGTACGAAAGCGTGAAAGAGGTTGTCCTGACACACCTCAAGGAGGCTGAGAGTGGAATTATCCATTTCACAACAAGCGTATGGGTGAGCAGTCAAACTCGGGAATACCTGACTCTTACGGCCCACTGGGTGACGTTTGAGTCATGTGTCCGACCTCAGGGCCAAGATTTCCACTGCTCAGCTCTGCTTGGTGTGTCCCCAATAGACTGTGATTACAATATGCTGAGCATACAGAAGCAGCTTGAGTATCTTTGGGACACCTGGATTGCTTCCTCAGGCCTGCAGATTGGATTCATTGTAACTGATAATCAAGCCATAGGAAACGTGCTGGAGGACAGTGCTCATACCATCATGCATTGTTTTGGTCACAACATAGACCTCATTGTTAATGAAGCCATAAAAAGTCAGAGGATGGTCCAGAACTTGTTGAGCATTGCACGAAAGATCTGTGAGCGAGTACACCGTTCGCCAAAGGCAAAGGAAAAGCTAGCAGAACTGCAAAAAGCCTATAACCTGCCTGAAAATCAGCTGGTCCAGGATGTTCCCTCCAAGTGGAAGACCTCATATTTCATGCTTGACAGATTAGTTGAGCAAAAGAAAGCCATTGACGAACTGTCTTTAGAGTGCAATTTCAGGGAACTTATAAGCTGTGACCAGTGGGAGGTGATGCAGTCAGTTTGCAACGCTCTAAAGCCCTTTGAGGTGGCCTGCAGGGAGATGAGTAATCGCACTGCTACTCTTGGACAAGTCATACCACTCATTCATATCCTTAACCGCAAGATAGACATGCTTTTTGATGAGACTATGGGTATTGACAACATGCTTAAGTCTCTGAAAGAGGCCATGGTGACCAGGATGTCTCCCACACTTCATGACCCACGTTATACATGGGCAACCATGCTGGACCCCCGGTACAAGACCTCCCTGTTCACAGAGGAGGAAGCGGAGCGGTGCAAGCAAGACCTCATACAAGAACTCGATAAGGTATCCATAGCTACCTCTGCAGAGACTAAACCTTCATTGTCCAACGGATGCAGTGAGGTCCCAGCTTCATCTAACAGTTCAGCTGCAAACAAGGACAACCTCTGGGCCTTGATGGATGACATTAGGCAAAAGATTAAGCAAGAAGACAGACCAAAGTCGTCAGAGCTTGCTGTTCTGGAGTACTTGGAGGAAGACATCCTTGATCAGAGCTGTGATCCTCTGGATTATTGGAATCTCAAGAAGTTCTTGTGGCCTGAACTTGCCAAAGTAGCTGTACGTTATGTTGGTTGTCCACCCAGCATTGTACCAGCAGAGACTCTGTTCAGCACGTCAGGTGTGAACTGTGCCCTGAATCAATCCAGACCATTGATAGAAAATCTTGAAGGACTCTTATTTTTAAAGGTCAACCTTCCTTTGATATATTTTCAATATTGA